ATTGGCAAAAagcaacattgcagctggaaaaTCAATATGGATGGACGTCTACTTCAAAAAGTGAAGAAGGAATTATAGTGGACTCCAGCAAACATGATATTCCATGTTATAAAGACCTCAATGCCAGAAAAGTAGGGAAACAGTGCAGGGAAAAATTGAGCAAtaaaaaattgttgaattcagaAGAGGGTCTGACAATAACTGAAGAACATGATTGTGCTTTCATCAGTCCTAAATGCTCAGGAGAAAATGTCAGGACATCTTTGAAATCTGACAATGAGAGCAGACAAAGTGAGAAAAATGGTCTTGAGAGTCGGGACCTTCATTGCAGAATGACAGAGCAGAATGCACCTTTGAAAGAAGATTGTCCAAAGTTTCTCTGTCACTCTTCTATGGAATACTTGCAGAATATCTTTCCAGCTGAAGAGCAGGAGTCTTGCTTCAGATGCACATCAGTAAAAGAAGATTTACCATCTGATGCCGACTTCCTCAGTGTGTTAACTGCCAGTCAAGCTGCTCTTTTTTCATGGGGGCGTTCAGAGAATCAGTTTAACACACagaatttgaatgaaaatgtaaaaGTTAAACTGAAAGAAAACGTACATGTCAATGAAAAGTCCTATCAGTCGCTTACATCTACTCATAATTTTATTAGACATTTTGGACAAAGTGCCAGTGAGACAATGTATAGGCAAGATAACAGTTCTGAAAATACCCCAGAACTTTTCAGCTTATTCAGTGACCAGCAACTGTCCACTGCTGAGGCTATAAATGGAAAGACTTCAGAATGTTCTGAACAGTCTTTCTGTCCCTCCACTAAATGGTCAAATGATGTTGAGATTAATATTGAACCATATAATGGTGGGATCCTGTACTCTCAGGTTTCAGACAATGCTGAGTGGTCTTTAAAAAGATCAGTGGAGGTTGCTAAGGAACCTGAGAAGGTAGAGCTGGTGATACAAACGCCAAGATCTCCAGTTTGTTTAAATGGCGATCCACCATCAtgtaagaaaataaaaacaatgaatTCTGAAAAAATATCCGACCTTGGGCACTATTTGAAGGCATGGAGGGATCAGTGGCTAACACCTAATATTGGATTAATTGAAACACAACGGCTTAAGAACTGCACTGACCGGAATAGGAAGTACCATGTTTTGGTCACTGTACTGTTCCGCTGTCTCCTTAAGGAAATACAGATCAAATCAGGAACATTCGCTGGCTGCAGAGTCCCCATAGCAACTATTTTGGTTACAGACCAATCAGGAATCATCATGAAAATTGCACTGTGGCGGGCTGCTGCTTTCTGGGCACTCAGTGTCTTCCCTGGGGATGTCTTACTAGTAACAGGTAAGAGAACTTCTATTTCTTAATATTTGTTGATTCTTTTAGAAATTTAGTCGGGGGTGCGAGTGGGGGGAAGAGGCGGGTGGTGGTGGTAAGTCTTTCCCGCAAAGGAGTTGCAATTTCTTAATGTGAGGGAAgttacaaaaccagaaattgataCTAATTTAGAATTACAGATTCATTCTGTcctcgaacaaaaacagaagtggctgaaaaatctcagcagggctggcagcatctgtggggagaaatcagagttaacatttcgggtccagtgacccttcttcagaacagttcttcagttctgatttctctccacagatactgccagattgctaagattttccagcaatttctgtctttgtttcagatttgcagcaggtgcagttgtttcagcTTTTTATTTTATCATTCTGTCCTCTGCTGGGCTTCTATGAGACAGAATCAAAGGCAAGTGGGGAACCCCCTTGAATTGATCTTGAATCAAAATTAAGATTGGCAAATTTATTCAAGTCATTTAAGGATATAATGAGCAGGGCAGCTGATATATTTACAGTTCCTAAAGGCATTCGATGAGATGCAACATTGTATTAGATAGGAACTGCTGGTTTTAAATATCaggaatcacatgacaccaggttataatccaacagatttacttgaaaacacaagcttttggagcctcgctCCTTCTCAAGATAATATACAAGCATGGATAGAATTGTCAAATTGACAGAACACAGGATAAATGAATTGTTTTCCTGTTGGTAAATCAACCAATAAGGTGCTACAGGAACCAATGTTGAAGCCTCACATACTTAGTATTGTTAAATTTGGCAGAGGGGTCCCCATGTGGCACAGCGGTAGTGTCCCAACCCCTGgaccaggaagcctgggttcaattcccacttgctccagagctACATAATTATATCTctgtaatcctttccaaaatgcagcatcccaCATTTATCTATCTGCCACTCGTTAGCCAATCAGCCCATccgatcaaggtcccattgtactctgacataaccttcttggctgtccactgcaccaccaattttggtgtcatctgcaatcgtactaaccatacctctgatattcacatccacatcGTTAATATAAATGAAAAGctgtggacctagcactgatccttgtggcacaccactggtcaaaggcctccagtctgaaaagcaaccctctactacCACAGATAAcaaagagtagagctggatgaacacagcaggcccagcagcatcttaggagcacaaaagctgatgtttcaggcggagacccttcatcaccttttctgatgaagggcctaggcccgaaacatcatcttttgtgctcctaagatgctgcttggcctgctgtgttcatccagctccatactttgttatctcggattctccaacatctgcagttccgattatctctgatacaattttaaccccctctactaccaccctctgtctctaatCTGTGagctaattttatatccaaatggcttCTTCTACCTGTATTCCATGTGAaataaccttgttaaccagtctactgtGCAGACCCTTgccaaacgccttactgaagctcACCGCTGTGCTTTCACCAATCCACTTTGTCACTTCCTGAAAAATCTCAGTCAAATTAGTGAGATACGATTTCCCATTCACCAAGCTATGTTCATTATCCTTAATCAGTCATTGctttttcaaatgcatgtaaatcttgcccctcagaatcctgtccaacaacttagccaccactgatgtcagcctcactggtctgtagttccctggcctttccttatgaccttccttaaataatggcactacgttagccaaccttcagtcttccagcaccgCACCTGTCACTATCGATGATACAGGTAATCAGGGCATGCTACACAATTATAGATGTCATCTTTCCAATAAAATATTAATCTATCCATGTATCCCGCCACTGGAAAATCCCGTCTTCTTCAtaaatgtccttcagagaaggaaatctgccatcctcacctggtctggccgacatctgacaatgtggttgactctcaactctAGTAATCCACTCAGTTGCATCAATTGCAGTgaaatctcaacaaagaaatgaaaccagattaACCACCTAGCATCGACCTAAGCAactgaaaagacaatggcagaaacagcccagtCAATGTCATAAAGTCCCTGACTAACATCTGGGATTAGTTCCAaatttgggagagctgtctcacagactagtcatcAATGCCATGTCATAgacatactcacagaatcatacctcacagacaatgttccagacacTATCATCCCCATCCCTGGATACGCTGTGTCCCAAGTagaagtggcagcacagtggtatacgcCAGGAGTGAGTTGCCATCAGAATCCTCAACACTGACTGCTGGTTATCATGTACCACCCTCCCTCTGCTGaggaatcagtactcctccatgttgaacaacacttggaggaagcactgagggtggcagtgGCGCAAAATGCCCACCACCATGACGGGATTGGCAGCAACACTGCTCCGCAACTACCCACTACCTTCTAtaatcaagccaattttgcatccaacttAGTAACCCGCTGTGAATCTCATGTGACATAACCTCCTGGACTTGCCTACCATgacggaccttgtcaaatgctttagcaAAATCCGTTTAGACAATTTACATtgccctaacctcatcaatcatctttgtcacttcctcaaaaaactcaaacttgTGAGACAAGATCTCATCCACTCAAAACCATGCTGTGACTATCCATAATAAGTCTATTCTTTTATAAATGTCTGCGGCTAAGAAAATACTCCTGTAATTTCCCGACCACTGATGTAAGGCCAACTGgtttgtaatttcctggattatccctattgtccttcttaaacaaaggaggggtctaggcctgaaacgtcagccttcctgctcctctgatgctgcttggcctgctgtgttcatccagatctacaccttgttaacaacATTGGcgattttccaatcttctgggaccCCTCCTACACTAGAGAGGATACAaaaagatctctgtcaagacTCAGCGAACTCCTCTcgcctccctcagtatcctgggttagatcccatcaggcccgagGGACCTACCTCAATATTTCTCAAGAtacccaacaccacctcctttttAATATTGACATACCCTAGAATGTCAACATATCTgtaatcttaccatcatccatatTCTTCTGTTGGTGCgaaccaatgcaaagtactcattaaggaccacAGTACATTTCCTCTGCAAAGAAAAGGGCACTGATGCTGGTATCCGGtcatcaagtcatcctttatttatatgtgcacgttttatttacatttacatgggctctgaccagccaactCAAAGCTAGTCCCGAGACTGAGGAGACCTTCAGTATCtcatgtttatatctgtcagccagggctccctgattggcccaggttaacccCAATGAAGGGTCTCATAATCAGTGAGGCCCACCTGGCCATGGTTCTGATCACTACTCTCTGGCTTCATGCAAAATTCCTTCCTTTGtgcttgagtggacctaccctttccctaactACCCTCTTACTCCTACTGAATGTATTAAATACCTTAGGATTCtctttaatcctacttgccaatgACATTTCACGGCActttttagccttcctgattccTTGTTTAGGTTCTTTTCTGCTTTCCTTACATTCCTAAAGGGATTCATTTCAGTTTCATAAACCTTACACATGCTTCCTTTCTTTTTTTGACAACACTTTCAATATCTCTTCTCATCCAGGGTTTCCAAATCTTGCCATTCTTTATCTTTCATCCTTATGGGAACATACTGATTCTGAACTCTGATCAGCtgacctttaaaagattcccacataacagatgtggatttactctcaaacagccaccccaaatctaatttctccagttccctcCTGGTGCTTTTATAATCATCTTGGTCCCAATTCTACTTTCCGTTCTGTCTCCACAACCCTTCAACCTactgctaattaaaaatctgtctatctcctcaaaTTGACTTGTTGCCCCAATATCCATCGCAGATTGACAGCCTTTTGAGAGAGGTAACTCTtccacatctctgttttaaatctgctactccttATCCTAAAATTGTGTCCTCTTATTCCTGATTGCCCAACAAGGCAAAACATCCTCTCCATATCATCTTTGTCAATCCCTTTTAATATCAtatatgcctcaattaaatcttgtctcattcttctaaactctcaagAGAATAGACCTAAACTGCTCAGTCTCTGTTCATAACACAAAATTCTTATCTCTGGAGTTAAtgtagtgaacctcctctgaactgcctgcaatgcaactacatccctccattaagtttaaaaaaaactgtacttAATACTGCAGTTGTGGTCTAATTAAAaccttatacagttgcagcaacacttctctACTTATATACTCTAGCAAAAACTGGCAAAATTCTATTTGGCTTCCATATCTGTGATTCTTGCAGAGGACACTCAGATTCCTCTGAATCAAAGCACTCTGAAGTCTCTCTCTATTTGGATAACCTGTTTGTTGCTTTTCTATTTTGATCAAAAGggattacctcacacttatcaatgtTAAATTTCATATGCCAAAATCTGggctattcacctaatctatccatatccacttgtaatatttttatttcttcattactACTTACTTTCTCACCTATTTTGTTGTCATCAGTAAATGTGGCTATATTACCCTATTCCTGGATCCAAATCTTTAATATAGATTCTAAATTGTTGGGACCCAAGGACCAAATCCTTGGCACTCCTCTAGTTATaccttgccaaccagaaaaagccCCATTTATCCTACTCTTTGCTTTATGTTGGTTAGCTAATCCTCTATACAAGCAAATAAATTACCCCAATCCTATGTGAGGCTACCTTGTGTGTTAATCTTTTGTGCACCACCTTAGCAAATGTTTCCAGAAGTATAGATATCCTGCATCTACAAGATCCCCATTATcaactttgcttgttacatctttgaagaaCTTTAGTTGATTAATCGAATATAGTTTACTGTTCATAAAACCATACTGACTCTGACAGATTATGTTTTGACTTTTCAGATGTTCTGTTATTACTTTCTTCATAATGAGTTCTAACCATTTCCTAATGACAAATGTTAAATTAACTAGTTTGTAGCTTCCTACTGGctgcctccttccctttttgaataagcgCATTATtttagcaattttccaatccactaGAACCTTTCCAACATCTGGGGAATTTTGGATTTTATAACCAATGTATCCACTATCCCTGCTACCAGGTTAAAAACCAGGATATaggccatcaggccctggggacttgtctgccttcagtCCCAACAGTTGGCTCAGTACTTTTTCCCTATGTGATGATGAATATTATAATATCTTTGTTTTCTATAACAGCCATAGCTTGACTAAAAAGTTGAGGCAGTGCACTGGTTTAGTTTCTCTGCCATATCTGTCTTCCCCACTATTAACTTCCCAGTCTCATCCTCCAAGGGAACAAC
This window of the Stegostoma tigrinum isolate sSteTig4 chromosome 37, sSteTig4.hap1, whole genome shotgun sequence genome carries:
- the shld2 gene encoding shieldin complex subunit 2 isoform X2; the protein is MNNEKKVHIFLGAPADLTQRRTSAKVAVADGSCKKWLQCQFLYDNKSLNAIPRMCSSKESQKHFDWQKATLQLENQYGWTSTSKSEEGIIVDSSKHDIPCYKDLNARKVGKQCREKLSNKKLLNSEEGLTITEEHDCAFISPKCSGENVRTSLKSDNESRQSEKNGLESRDLHCRMTEQNAPLKEDCPKFLCHSSMEYLQNIFPAEEQESCFRCTSVKEDLPSDADFLSVLTASQAALFSWGRSENQFNTQNLNENVKVKLKENVHVNEKSYQSLTSTHNFIRHFGQSASETMYRQDNSSENTPELFSLFSDQQLSTAEAINGKTSECSEQSFCPSTKWSNDVEINIEPYNGGILYSQVSDNAEWSLKRSVEVAKEPEKVELVIQTPRSPVCLNGDPPSCKKIKTMNSEKISDLGHYLKAWRDQWLTPNIGLIETQRLKNCTDRNRKYHVLVTVLFRCLLKEIQIKSGTFAGCRVPIATILVTDQSGIIMKIALWRAAAFWALSVFPGDVLLVTDVVVHCNQWQGEELLQSTPRSKMIKLGPCLQIQIAQWSQTVNTGILKELVAYISAQHSHLLTVEPTTYQCLRSMQYVNISELQPGMVVHARLKVVLITVMSENTYTYRGKKQQKIVLSVEQVKGHPSTLTLWGSKIGWHSRIQKKLGHVWDFQNLLVFQNSITGDLELHTTPWSSCECLFDDDERAIEFRNKYQSSEAASIKVMDLSTLLHSRYSGNVQLKTHIVAMQWNAHSTHIPLFKIDVFTPMEAIFDSLIHFTYSGCGSCASELGFDENGIYQQCIPCLPNSTVKIFYRPTVLVLTDQDYQIDVLISSELMEKIFLNIPPASLSKLIALAQTWTKELNSKGDIKATFN